A single genomic interval of Oceanithermus profundus DSM 14977 harbors:
- the ligD gene encoding non-homologous end-joining DNA ligase: protein MARREVWGLAGRRVEVKNLDKVFWPEHGYTKGDLLRYYREVAPVMLPYLRGRPLTLVMCPDGIAAGCYYRRKRPDYAPDWMPYVPYNPRTKTGQVPLILVEDEAQLIWLANQAAVEFHVWASPARDLAHPSWLVLDLDPGNATGFGAVLEAARFVRKELEELGLVGWPKTSGGRGLHLLVPLEPGRYSHAEVRAWAKAFAARLAERSGGLLRLPHGATHRGSGVFVDYAQNGYGRNTAAPYSLRARPGAPVSTPLGWDEVEAGGFQPADFNLETVPERLRRSGDLLHGLQEHRQRLADL from the coding sequence GACAAGGTCTTCTGGCCCGAGCACGGCTACACCAAGGGCGACCTGCTGCGCTACTACCGCGAGGTGGCGCCGGTGATGCTGCCCTACCTGCGGGGCCGGCCGCTCACGCTGGTGATGTGCCCCGACGGCATCGCCGCCGGCTGCTACTACCGGCGCAAGCGGCCCGACTACGCGCCCGACTGGATGCCCTACGTGCCCTACAACCCCAGGACCAAGACGGGGCAGGTGCCCTTGATCCTGGTGGAAGACGAGGCGCAGCTGATCTGGCTGGCCAACCAGGCAGCGGTGGAGTTCCACGTCTGGGCCAGCCCCGCCCGCGACCTCGCCCACCCCAGCTGGCTGGTGCTCGACCTGGACCCGGGCAACGCCACCGGATTCGGCGCGGTGCTGGAGGCGGCGCGCTTCGTGCGCAAGGAGCTCGAGGAACTCGGGCTCGTCGGCTGGCCCAAGACGAGCGGCGGAAGGGGGCTGCACCTGCTGGTGCCGCTCGAGCCCGGCCGCTACTCCCACGCCGAGGTGCGGGCCTGGGCCAAGGCCTTCGCTGCCAGGCTCGCCGAGCGTTCGGGCGGCCTCCTGCGGCTTCCCCACGGAGCCACGCACCGCGGCAGCGGCGTCTTCGTCGACTACGCCCAGAACGGCTACGGCCGCAACACCGCCGCGCCCTACAGCCTGCGCGCCAGGCCCGGCGCGCCGGTGAGCACGCCGCTGGGGTGGGACGAGGTGGAAGCGGGCGGCTTCCAGCCCGCCGACTTCAACCTGGAAACCGTGCCCGAGCGGCTTCGCCGAAGCGGGGACCTCCTGCACGGCCTGCAGGAACACCGCCAGCGGCTTGCTGACCTTTGA
- a CDS encoding DUF72 domain-containing protein — protein MEKRVWVGCSGYFYWGWRGRFYPEDAPPSRWFEFYAQRFDTVEMNSTFYRFPTEATVKRWLKKAPERFRFTVKAPRRITHIERMGEPASVTKLYAVLRTLGDRLGAVLFQLPPSLHYSPENLERVLAPLDAGFDNALEFRHPSWWREEVYRALDAAGAVFVSVSAPDLPDDYVETAGRAYLRFHGRTAWYRYRYTDEELAVWTRRVRAGAAGVVYAYFNNDPEAAAPDNALAFREMLEGA, from the coding sequence ATGGAAAAACGGGTCTGGGTGGGCTGTTCCGGGTACTTCTACTGGGGCTGGCGCGGCCGCTTCTACCCCGAGGACGCCCCGCCCAGCCGCTGGTTCGAGTTCTACGCCCAGCGTTTCGACACCGTGGAGATGAACAGCACCTTCTACCGCTTCCCCACCGAGGCCACGGTGAAGCGCTGGCTGAAGAAAGCGCCCGAGCGGTTCCGCTTTACCGTCAAGGCGCCGCGCCGCATCACCCACATCGAGCGCATGGGCGAGCCCGCCAGCGTGACCAAGCTCTACGCGGTGCTGCGCACGCTGGGGGACCGCCTGGGGGCGGTGCTCTTCCAGCTGCCGCCCAGCCTGCACTACAGCCCCGAGAACCTGGAGCGCGTGCTCGCGCCGCTCGACGCGGGCTTCGACAACGCGCTCGAGTTCCGCCACCCCAGCTGGTGGCGCGAGGAGGTCTACCGCGCGCTGGACGCCGCGGGCGCGGTCTTCGTGAGCGTAAGCGCCCCCGACCTGCCCGACGACTACGTGGAGACGGCGGGCCGCGCCTACCTGCGGTTCCACGGGCGCACCGCCTGGTACCGGTACCGCTACACGGACGAAGAGCTGGCCGTGTGGACGCGGCGGGTGCGCGCGGGTGCGGCGGGGGTCGTCTACGCCTACTTCAACAACGACCCCGAAGCCGCCGCGCCGGACAACGCCCTCGCCTTCCGGGAAATGCTGGAGGGCGCATGA
- a CDS encoding cupredoxin domain-containing protein, with translation MSEKKTSRQGGQALGRQLGVFVVLAVLGVALYLFALPYLRTAARSASGATSQVVLRISMSGWQPTEVRVKRGEPVTVEIVNLDNRFHTDGGGWHNFVVEALGIEKRVPPKGTLTFTFVPERAGEYLFYCDICCGGKDNPFMQGKLVVL, from the coding sequence ATGAGCGAGAAAAAGACTTCTCGGCAGGGCGGGCAAGCGTTGGGGCGCCAGCTGGGCGTCTTCGTCGTGTTGGCGGTCTTGGGGGTGGCGCTGTACCTGTTCGCCCTGCCCTACCTCAGAACGGCCGCGCGTTCGGCCTCGGGTGCGACGTCCCAAGTCGTCTTGCGCATCAGCATGTCGGGATGGCAGCCCACCGAGGTCCGGGTCAAGCGCGGAGAGCCCGTGACCGTCGAAATCGTCAACCTCGACAACCGGTTCCACACGGACGGCGGCGGCTGGCACAACTTCGTCGTCGAAGCGCTGGGAATCGAAAAGCGGGTGCCCCCCAAGGGGACGCTCACCTTTACCTTCGTTCCCGAACGAGCCGGCGAGTACCTGTTTTACTGCGACATCTGCTGCGGCGGCAAGGACAACCCCTTCATGCAGGGCAAGCTCGTGGTCCTGTGA
- a CDS encoding NUDIX hydrolase yields the protein MSRVVFEHSAGGVLLDDACRVLLIRTTNLKGEPVWTLPKGLIEPGERPEEAALREVREETGYAAEIVRRLEPSTYWFVREGRKVKKRVDWFLMRPRGKVGEHDREVSGTAWVPLDEAAARLSYKSDRALIERLAVETGCGPAAP from the coding sequence ATGAGCCGGGTCGTCTTCGAGCACTCCGCCGGGGGCGTGCTGCTGGACGACGCCTGCCGGGTGCTGCTCATCCGCACCACCAACCTGAAGGGCGAACCCGTCTGGACGCTGCCCAAGGGGCTCATCGAGCCCGGCGAGCGGCCCGAGGAGGCGGCGCTGCGCGAGGTGCGCGAGGAGACGGGCTACGCCGCCGAGATCGTGCGCAGGCTCGAGCCCAGCACCTACTGGTTCGTGCGCGAGGGAAGGAAGGTCAAGAAGCGGGTGGACTGGTTCCTCATGCGCCCGCGCGGCAAGGTGGGCGAGCACGACCGCGAGGTCAGCGGTACCGCCTGGGTGCCGCTGGACGAGGCGGCCGCGCGCCTCAGCTACAAGAGCGACCGGGCGCTGATCGAGCGGCTCGCCGTCGAGACCGGCTGCGGGCCTGCAGCGCCCTAG
- a CDS encoding cytochrome c biogenesis protein CcdA: protein MGTRKSARKGSAGRGRLWLGAAGLLLLFAAGVYLAVARPFGMPGVVWLEAHPLLAFGLSGVAGFADGLNPCAITTLLLFIGALMAVVERAARVGEAWRAHLYVWSVAGAYILGIFLLYFVLGAGFIEVTSLRVFGNTHVFTRIAALLAVLLGLTMVWEYFQPHSPIRLTMPAGLHGLARKWGRRTTVAAAFVGGVLIGTCTIPCGGAMYLAVASLIGSLPSKPYAYGLLLTYNLAFVLPLLLLVGASGSRTVLRELSRLHVTQRGKVKLGLGLFVVLVGLFALS, encoded by the coding sequence ATGGGCACACGGAAGAGCGCACGTAAGGGGAGCGCGGGGCGCGGGCGGCTGTGGCTTGGGGCTGCGGGGCTGTTGCTGCTTTTCGCCGCCGGGGTCTACCTGGCGGTCGCCCGGCCCTTCGGCATGCCCGGCGTCGTCTGGCTCGAGGCCCACCCCCTGCTCGCCTTCGGGCTTTCCGGGGTCGCGGGCTTCGCCGACGGCCTCAACCCCTGCGCGATCACCACGTTGCTCCTCTTCATCGGGGCGTTGATGGCCGTGGTGGAGCGCGCGGCGCGGGTGGGCGAGGCCTGGCGGGCCCACCTGTACGTGTGGTCCGTCGCCGGGGCTTACATCCTCGGCATCTTTCTGCTCTACTTCGTCCTTGGCGCAGGCTTCATCGAGGTCACCAGCCTGCGGGTCTTCGGCAACACCCACGTCTTCACCCGGATTGCGGCCCTGCTGGCGGTGCTCTTGGGCCTGACCATGGTGTGGGAGTATTTCCAGCCCCATTCGCCTATCCGGCTGACGATGCCGGCCGGCCTGCACGGGCTTGCCAGGAAGTGGGGGCGCAGGACCACCGTTGCGGCGGCGTTCGTGGGCGGGGTGTTGATCGGAACCTGCACCATCCCCTGCGGCGGCGCGATGTACCTGGCGGTGGCCTCGCTCATCGGAAGCCTTCCGTCGAAGCCGTACGCGTACGGCCTTCTGCTCACCTACAACCTCGCGTTCGTCCTGCCCCTCCTGCTGCTCGTCGGCGCGAGCGGCAGCCGCACGGTGCTCAGGGAACTTTCCCGGCTGCACGTTACGCAGCGGGGGAAGGTCAAACTCGGCCTTGGCCTCTTCGTGGTCCTGGTCGGCTTGTTCGCGCTGTCGTGA
- a CDS encoding APC family permease produces MRHPTRKLAPGEKLGKKELLAIGVGGMIGGGIFSVLGITVTLSGNGAPFAFLVGAVVALVAGYFFVRLALHFRDDGGVFTYLRGAWPRVPALPALAGWILLAMYVGTLALYAYTFAAYGADLLGEPGLRPLRIFLALGVLAFFVLVNLEGVRASGTTEDLMVYTKLIILGLFALIGLFRADYGRFLPVFDQGVTAVFLGAAVIFVAFEGFELVANAVKETRDPERDLPFGIYGSILVTAAVYVLLAVVAVGSLSLGEIRAASDYALAKVAEPVLGQAGRYLIALSALLATSSAINSTLFGASRMVAEMAQEGSLPRVFAARDARGVPWLGVVALAVAAGAFAVLGSLSLIAEFSSLTFLLVVLLVALAGWRLRGAIGVNPWLAAPGFVLVLVVAATLLGYLAVHRPDELIALLAIYAVVGLGALYFGRRVRAAG; encoded by the coding sequence ATGCGCCACCCTACGCGAAAGCTTGCCCCCGGCGAAAAACTCGGCAAGAAAGAGCTCCTTGCCATCGGCGTGGGGGGCATGATCGGGGGCGGGATCTTCTCGGTTCTCGGCATCACCGTGACCCTCTCCGGCAACGGCGCCCCCTTCGCGTTTCTGGTCGGGGCGGTGGTCGCACTGGTCGCCGGTTACTTCTTCGTGCGCCTTGCGCTGCACTTTCGCGACGACGGCGGGGTCTTCACCTACCTGCGGGGGGCCTGGCCCCGCGTTCCGGCGCTGCCCGCGCTCGCGGGTTGGATCCTCCTGGCCATGTACGTGGGCACGCTGGCGCTCTACGCGTACACCTTCGCCGCCTACGGGGCCGATCTGCTGGGCGAGCCCGGCCTGCGGCCGCTGCGCATCTTCCTGGCCCTGGGGGTGCTGGCCTTCTTCGTGCTGGTCAACCTCGAGGGCGTGCGGGCGAGCGGAACGACGGAAGACCTGATGGTCTACACCAAGCTGATCATCCTCGGCCTCTTCGCCCTCATCGGCCTGTTCCGGGCCGACTACGGGCGTTTCCTCCCGGTCTTCGACCAGGGGGTGACCGCGGTCTTCCTGGGGGCGGCGGTGATCTTCGTCGCCTTCGAGGGGTTCGAGCTCGTGGCCAACGCGGTCAAGGAGACCCGGGACCCGGAGCGGGACCTGCCCTTCGGAATCTACGGCAGCATCCTGGTCACCGCGGCCGTCTACGTGCTGCTGGCCGTCGTGGCCGTGGGCTCGCTGTCGCTCGGTGAAATCCGCGCGGCGAGCGACTACGCCCTCGCCAAGGTGGCCGAGCCCGTCCTGGGGCAGGCCGGCCGCTACCTGATCGCGCTTTCCGCCCTGCTCGCCACCAGCTCGGCCATCAACTCGACGCTCTTCGGCGCGAGCCGCATGGTGGCCGAGATGGCGCAGGAAGGCAGCCTGCCCCGGGTCTTCGCCGCGCGGGACGCCCGCGGGGTGCCCTGGCTGGGCGTGGTGGCGCTGGCCGTGGCGGCCGGAGCGTTCGCGGTGTTGGGTTCGCTCTCGCTGATCGCCGAGTTCTCCAGCCTGACCTTCCTCTTGGTGGTGCTCCTGGTGGCGCTCGCCGGGTGGCGCCTCAGGGGCGCGATCGGGGTGAACCCGTGGCTGGCCGCGCCCGGATTCGTTCTGGTCCTCGTGGTGGCCGCGACGCTGCTGGGCTACCTGGCGGTCCACCGCCCGGACGAGCTCATTGCACTGCTCGCGATCTACGCCGTGGTGGGTTTGGGGGCGCTGTATTTCGGGCGCCGTGTTCGAGCCGCCGGTTGA
- a CDS encoding PD40 domain-containing protein produces MKRLVLLGWMLAVALGAGWGQVTSERVRVLYPRPELAAYAERVAREAEAALDLLEPLFGAREGPVVLRINDTVDVFNAYATTVPRRTVELLAPVPAGAVVDLRSPSVSYLLLVHELTHTRQLSFRERPGGQPPLRLGLATELSAPMPPAWFVEGLATFMESRFTPGGRLDWAFTQGLINALLEEDRFPDLADMSLYTYDAWPRGLTRYLLGVRFVQDLIERRGWDAVLNALREYNTGLVAPPSFAEAWRRANGRALADEWHDWVERERRRTAAYAEAALPRGETVVSGRDPVLSPDGRRLAFVRRSGVWVAARDGSGARRLAPVHPQRLWWGDESILIYSRYFREGDGVASDVFALDVATGRETRLTRGRHARLAAPGPEGCVYFVRDRAGEAAALGRWCAGRVEEVWRAPGGEHLVGLALSPGGRVALAVAHGGVVDVALLEGGRLRYLAAGPLDVVPPARAPDPCAGGGAELGTGYRRDRYQHLQPTWDGDGALLFLGDEGGVFDLYRMEMPEGRVTRLSATLGGIVGAAAHQGAYVVAELRGQGYGIYPLAPLGEPVRAAAPNAAPGGEACSETMPANWRAPERPLERASYRPWSSLKPYGWLPTNFSVAANPPYLGLELSVYGLDDSRVYSYRAALGYDPTLAGTSYGAYAYVEAGAGAGVDLVGRTAPLGFTLRGGAWPSRGEVVFGVVPGLASTGFWDRWNWRARFEAGPVWSAAAGWRLSYGGFVRAGREGRDAWGYLTGGGYGGVYGGPGSVWGLAGAAWKWGGRDLALEARFAGGTGTPVPVGAGAVGDAAALEARLRYWTLPRWRTPDGWLALERVTLAPGVHGRYDPAAGALGYGADLGIYADTVLFYMVPLPLGVRAGWDGGWWWRLELGPW; encoded by the coding sequence ATGAAAAGGCTGGTGCTGCTGGGCTGGATGCTGGCCGTCGCGCTGGGGGCCGGGTGGGGGCAGGTGACGAGTGAGCGGGTCCGGGTGCTCTACCCCCGACCGGAGCTGGCCGCCTACGCCGAACGGGTGGCGCGCGAGGCGGAGGCGGCGTTGGACCTGCTGGAACCGCTGTTCGGGGCGCGCGAGGGGCCGGTGGTGCTGCGCATCAACGATACCGTCGACGTCTTCAACGCCTACGCCACCACGGTGCCGCGGCGCACGGTGGAGCTCCTCGCCCCGGTGCCCGCGGGCGCGGTCGTCGACCTGCGCAGCCCCAGCGTCAGCTACCTGCTGCTGGTGCACGAGCTGACCCACACCCGCCAGCTTAGCTTTCGCGAACGGCCGGGCGGCCAGCCGCCGCTGCGGCTGGGGTTGGCGACCGAGCTCTCGGCGCCGATGCCGCCGGCGTGGTTCGTGGAGGGGCTGGCCACCTTCATGGAGTCGCGCTTTACCCCCGGCGGACGGCTCGACTGGGCCTTCACCCAGGGGTTGATCAACGCGTTGCTCGAGGAGGACCGCTTCCCCGACCTGGCCGACATGAGCCTATACACCTACGACGCCTGGCCCCGGGGGCTGACCCGGTACCTGCTCGGGGTGCGTTTCGTGCAGGACCTGATCGAGCGTCGCGGTTGGGATGCGGTGCTGAACGCTTTGCGTGAATACAACACCGGCCTCGTGGCCCCGCCTTCGTTTGCCGAAGCCTGGAGGCGGGCGAACGGCCGCGCACTCGCGGACGAGTGGCATGACTGGGTGGAACGCGAGCGCCGGCGGACCGCGGCCTACGCCGAGGCGGCGCTGCCGCGCGGCGAGACCGTCGTAAGCGGCAGGGACCCGGTGCTGAGCCCCGACGGCCGCCGGCTCGCGTTCGTTCGGCGCAGCGGCGTGTGGGTGGCCGCGCGCGACGGCTCCGGGGCGCGGCGGCTGGCCCCGGTCCACCCGCAGCGGCTCTGGTGGGGCGACGAAAGCATCCTGATCTACAGCCGCTACTTCCGCGAGGGCGACGGCGTGGCCAGCGACGTGTTCGCTCTCGACGTCGCCACCGGCCGAGAGACCCGCCTTACCCGGGGGCGCCACGCCCGACTGGCGGCCCCCGGCCCCGAAGGTTGCGTCTACTTCGTGCGCGACCGGGCGGGCGAAGCCGCCGCGCTTGGGCGCTGGTGCGCGGGACGGGTGGAGGAGGTGTGGCGGGCGCCGGGCGGCGAGCACCTGGTCGGCCTGGCGTTGAGCCCCGGCGGGCGGGTGGCCCTGGCCGTGGCCCACGGCGGGGTGGTGGACGTGGCCCTGCTCGAGGGCGGCCGGCTGCGCTACCTGGCGGCCGGCCCGCTGGACGTCGTGCCGCCCGCACGCGCGCCCGATCCCTGCGCGGGCGGGGGCGCGGAGCTGGGAACGGGTTACCGGCGGGACCGCTACCAGCACCTCCAACCCACGTGGGACGGCGACGGCGCCCTGCTCTTCCTCGGCGACGAGGGCGGGGTCTTCGACCTGTACCGGATGGAGATGCCGGAAGGACGGGTGACCCGGCTCAGCGCCACCCTGGGCGGAATCGTGGGGGCCGCCGCGCATCAGGGCGCCTACGTGGTGGCCGAGTTGCGCGGTCAGGGCTACGGCATCTACCCGCTGGCGCCGCTGGGCGAGCCCGTGCGCGCCGCGGCTCCGAACGCGGCGCCGGGCGGCGAGGCGTGCTCGGAAACGATGCCCGCGAACTGGCGGGCGCCCGAACGCCCCCTGGAACGCGCCTCCTACCGGCCCTGGTCCAGCTTGAAACCCTACGGCTGGCTGCCCACGAACTTCAGCGTCGCCGCGAACCCGCCCTACCTGGGTCTGGAGCTCAGCGTCTACGGCCTCGACGACTCGCGGGTCTACAGCTACCGGGCGGCGCTCGGGTACGACCCGACGCTCGCAGGAACCTCCTACGGGGCCTACGCCTACGTGGAGGCCGGCGCCGGAGCGGGCGTCGACCTGGTCGGGCGCACCGCGCCCCTGGGGTTCACGCTCCGCGGCGGGGCCTGGCCCTCCCGGGGCGAGGTCGTCTTCGGGGTGGTGCCGGGGCTCGCGAGCACCGGCTTTTGGGACCGCTGGAACTGGCGGGCCCGCTTCGAGGCCGGGCCCGTCTGGAGCGCGGCGGCGGGCTGGCGGCTGAGCTACGGCGGGTTCGTGCGCGCGGGACGCGAAGGGCGCGACGCCTGGGGTTACCTCACCGGCGGCGGTTACGGCGGCGTCTATGGGGGGCCGGGTTCCGTCTGGGGCCTTGCCGGTGCGGCCTGGAAGTGGGGCGGGCGGGACCTGGCGCTCGAGGCCCGTTTTGCGGGCGGAACGGGCACGCCGGTGCCCGTGGGGGCGGGTGCGGTGGGCGACGCCGCGGCGCTGGAGGCGCGGCTGCGCTACTGGACCCTCCCGCGCTGGCGCACCCCCGACGGCTGGCTGGCGCTCGAGCGCGTCACCCTCGCCCCCGGGGTGCACGGACGTTACGACCCGGCCGCGGGCGCGCTGGGTTACGGCGCCGATCTGGGAATCTACGCGGATACGGTGCTCTTTTACATGGTTCCGCTGCCGCTGGGCGTGCGCGCGGGCTGGGACGGCGGCTGGTGGTGGCGGTTGGAGCTGGGGCCGTGGTGA
- a CDS encoding FAD-binding oxidoreductase, whose product MVNRLIQTLTADKVSTRPSDLEAHGRDEGYPETALPEAVVFAESPEDVSRTLRLAREHGYAVIPFGAGTSIEGALVPVKPTISLDLGRMNRILEVRPGDFLAVVEAGVTRKQLNERLRHEGLFFPVDPGADASLGGMAATNASGTTTVRYGGMRRNVLALEAVMADGEVVRFGRPVQKSSSGYDLKDLLIGSEGTLAVITKLWLRLSPLPAEVHTVRVYFEDVGAAAEGAFALMGAGLPVARLELVDERAIAAVNRHLGRNYPERPMLLVEFHSSTPEAVQAESAFAEELLREAGATGFDAARTAEERTAQWEARHQAYWALVHTFPGRHYMITDTAVPLSEMPGMVRYAQELMDELGLEGNILGHVGDGNFHTIVAARPGDEYARAEAFSARLVERALELGGTATGEHGVGLRKRKYMAREHGPALAWMRRIKAALDPEGVLNPGKVLPDTEAG is encoded by the coding sequence ATGGTGAACCGCCTCATCCAAACCCTGACGGCAGACAAGGTCAGCACCCGCCCCTCCGACCTCGAGGCCCACGGCCGCGACGAGGGCTACCCCGAAACCGCCCTGCCCGAGGCGGTGGTCTTCGCCGAGAGCCCCGAAGACGTGAGCCGGACCCTGCGCCTCGCCCGCGAGCACGGCTACGCGGTCATCCCCTTCGGCGCGGGCACGAGCATCGAGGGGGCGCTCGTTCCGGTGAAACCCACGATCAGCCTCGACCTCGGCCGCATGAACCGGATCCTGGAGGTGCGCCCGGGCGACTTCCTGGCCGTGGTCGAGGCCGGGGTCACGCGCAAGCAGCTGAACGAGCGGCTCCGCCACGAGGGGCTCTTCTTTCCGGTGGACCCGGGGGCCGACGCCTCGCTGGGCGGAATGGCGGCCACCAACGCCTCGGGCACCACCACGGTGCGCTACGGCGGGATGCGCCGGAACGTGCTGGCGCTGGAGGCGGTGATGGCGGACGGTGAGGTGGTGCGCTTCGGCCGGCCGGTGCAGAAGAGCTCGAGCGGCTACGACCTCAAGGACCTGCTCATCGGCAGCGAGGGCACGCTGGCGGTCATCACCAAGCTGTGGCTCCGGCTCTCCCCCCTGCCCGCCGAGGTGCACACCGTGCGCGTCTACTTCGAGGACGTGGGGGCCGCGGCCGAGGGGGCCTTCGCGCTCATGGGCGCGGGGCTGCCGGTGGCGCGGCTGGAGCTGGTGGACGAACGCGCCATCGCCGCGGTGAACCGCCACCTGGGCCGCAACTACCCCGAGCGGCCGATGCTGCTGGTGGAGTTCCACTCCTCGACCCCCGAGGCCGTCCAGGCCGAGAGCGCCTTCGCCGAGGAGCTCTTGCGCGAAGCCGGGGCCACCGGCTTCGACGCCGCCCGCACCGCCGAGGAACGCACCGCCCAGTGGGAGGCGCGCCACCAGGCCTACTGGGCGCTGGTCCACACCTTCCCCGGGCGGCACTACATGATCACCGACACCGCGGTGCCGCTCTCCGAGATGCCGGGTATGGTGCGCTACGCCCAAGAGCTGATGGACGAGCTGGGGCTCGAGGGCAACATCCTGGGCCACGTGGGCGACGGCAACTTTCACACCATCGTGGCCGCCCGCCCCGGGGACGAGTACGCCCGGGCCGAGGCCTTTAGCGCCCGGCTGGTGGAGCGGGCGCTTGAGCTGGGGGGCACGGCCACCGGCGAGCACGGCGTGGGCCTGCGCAAGCGCAAGTACATGGCGCGCGAACACGGCCCGGCGCTGGCGTGGATGCGCCGCATCAAGGCCGCCCTCGACCCCGAAGGGGTGCTCAACCCGGGCAAGGTGCTGCCCGACACCGAGGCCGGGTAG